The following coding sequences are from one Triticum aestivum cultivar Chinese Spring chromosome 5A, IWGSC CS RefSeq v2.1, whole genome shotgun sequence window:
- the LOC123103694 gene encoding putative 1-phosphatidylinositol-3-phosphate 5-kinase FAB1C: protein MGVLDFAVMGAPEKTRSLVADHPQRHMHKGGTDGDALARIETRRRRSVGLGGGPPGRPNSPASPAEPPTTPLRAPEARSRSKGDVAPRSPPPDRDIRQADDEEAHEPRVQFLAPGTYFLNDLSDTDSSVSVSNSTYRSMTPSPTESPTCAARQNDGAIAAIDSDDAHDLADVSIAENSKASHVPSCIFDFGENIWCPPPPEDEIDDAESRLFGFDDDDDEIGDSNNIFAPSCFSAKTNRATGVSYINCGSHQESVQRDLFRHFQALVAQLLKAEGVGLASEKDSKIWLDIVSSLAWQAAYFVKPDTKKGGSMDPSDYVKIKCIASGNPTDSNFIRGIVCSKNVKHKRMVSEYSNAKLLILGGALEYQKASNKLASIGTILEQEKEYLRTVVGKIESRKPNVLIVEKSVSSYAQELLAKDISLVLNVKRTLLERISKCTGGQIASSIDNIASARLGQCDMFKVEKVLESFASGHAEKRPTTKTLMFFEGCLKRLGCTVLLRGNCREELKKIKHAMQLAVFAAYHLSLETSFLADEGATIPRVISVTAMCAQEAWTNTDHISAKSAGRDTTDSLRAAEEKWPHTAAITQMFDGISASPPSLRLDGESLGSAPECTESEFPVNHANSLNAVNACQKAVLAKIPVDLSHLENSGSGLPPDDFQAGGLDNRNRLSCSYLPGTDNHQSILVSLSSTCIPKNIACERSHLFRIKFYGSFDKPLGRYLRENLFDQAYCCPSCKEPSESHARCYMHQNGSLTISVRRLLSQKLPGEHDGRIWMWHRCMKCKFEDGLPPATHRVVMSDSAWGLSFGKFLELSFSNHATANRIASCGHSLQRDCLRFYGYGNMVAAFHYSPMVTRSVNLPPSVLNFNCHGMQDWVKGETVMVFDEMESLHMEVYGFLNSIEMSITTLDEPVKTGIRRQIIEMKDLLNRERNEYEGLLLPVIKGSVHSMKSTIDTLELNRVRRGLLLDAYVWDCRLCNIDSLKANGHIARTDSSNSENLQATSIKEDKSELLTTVTQHGETHEGPATYRRCSSGSPRRSLLSREASMDNGNILVETNLPIGQVDGVSGAGDLDVVFSQFSVSENGRRLSMNSIETVPVERLPSLASILSDKIDMLWSGSTEAHCSLPQDLIKADGKGSFSLLGNPNYKKAISPVRVHSFDSIFRLHEREQTGLLPASLHLSLKMRSVDSFRDLTSLVKDPMTNMRRAFSQISPRSRGNLNVILTRAPTYLKSASHMVSDGARLLLPHIGSEGALVVAVYDDEPTSIVSYAMTSQEYVEHVTHKLDSKYSFQHMSNCSAVSNSGLEKALPSQEGAHFKYSFDDEAFCADNTKFSVTCYFARQFASLRKKCCPSDVDYIRSLSRCKRWSADGGKSNVYFAKTMDERFIIKQVTKTELDSFVGFAPHYFRHLTQSLTSGSPTCLAKILGIYQVNIKGLKGGREVKMDLMVMENIFFQKTISRVYDLKGSVRSRYNSDTSSHNKVLLDSNLIEELHTKPIFLGRKAKRTLERAVWNDTSILASLDVMDYSLLVGIDEENNELVIGIIDFLRQYTWDKQLETWVKASGILGGPKNETPTVISPVQYKKRFRKAMSRYFIAIPDQWSS, encoded by the exons ATGGGTGTGCTGGATTTCGCGGTGATGGGCGCACCGGAGAAGACCAGATCCCTCGTCGCCGACCACCCGCAGCGCCACATGCACAAGGGCGGCACCGATGGGGACGCACTCGCGCGCATAGAGACGCGACGCCGCCGATCGGTGGGCCTTGGCGGCGGCCCGCCCGGGCGGCCAAACAGCCCGGCGTCGCCTGCTGAGCCGCCCACGACGCCGCTGCGGGCGCCCGAGGCGAGATCCAGGAGCAAAGGCGACGTGGCGCCGCGCTCCCCTCCTCCAGACCGCGATATTAG GCAAGCGGACGACGAGGAGGCTCATGAACCCAGGGTCCAGTTTTTAGCCCCAGGGACTTACTTCTTAAATGACCTTTCAGATACAGATTCTAGTGTTAGTGTTAGTAACTCAACATACAGGTCGATGACCCCAAGCCCCACAGAGAGTCCTACTTGTGCGGCGAGGCAGAATGATGGTGCAATTGCAGCAATCGACTCAGATGATGCTCATGATCTGGCTGATGTTAGCATAGCTGAGAACAGCAAAGCAAGCCATGTGCCGTCCTGTATCTTCGACTTTGGTGAAAATATTTGGTGCCCACCACCGCCTGAAGATGAGATTGATGATGCTGAATCGAGGTTATTTGGAttcgatgacgatgatgatgaaattGGGGACTCCAACAACATTTTTGCCCCAAGTTGTTTCAGTGCTAAAACTAATAGAGCAACTGGTGTTAGTTATATTAATTGTGGGTCCCACCAAGAGAGTGTTCAGAGGGATCTATTTAGGCATTTTCAAGCTCTAGTTGCACAGTTACTGAAGGCGGAAGGTGTTGGGTTGGCCAGTGAGAAGGATTCCAAAATCTGGCTCGATATTGTGTCCTCGTTAGCATGGCAAGCCGCTTACTTTGTGAAACCTGACACCAAGAAAGGCGGCAGCATGGATCCTAGTGATTATGTGAAGATCAAGTGCATAGCATCTGGGAACCCAACTGATAG CAATTTTATAAGAGGAATTGTTTGCTCCAAGAATGTAAAACACAAACGCATGGTCTCTGAGTACAGTAATGCCAAATTGCTCATTTTAGGAGGTGCACTTGAGTACCAGAAAGCTTCTAATAAGTTAGCATCAATTGGAACTATACTCGAACAG GAAAAGGAATATCTACGAACTGTTGTTGGAAAGATTGAGTCTAGGAAACCTAATGTGCTGATAGTTGAGAAGAGCGTCTCATCTTATGCCCAGGAGCTCTTAGCGAAAGATATCTCATTAGTTCTGAATGTAAAGAGGACACTTTTGGAGAGAATATCAAAATGCACAGGCGGTCAGATTGCCTCGTCAATTGATAACATTGCTTCAGCAAGGCTAGGGCAATGTGACATGTTCAAGGTGGAAAAGGTTCTGGAATCATTTGCATCAGGACATGCAGAGAAGAGACCAACAACAAAAACACTGATGTTTTTTGAAGGCTGTCTGAAGCGCCTGGGTTGCACG GTCCTACTAAGAGGAAATTGTCGAGAAGAACTGAAGAAGATTAAGCATGCAATGCAACTTGCAGTGTTTGCTGCTTATCATCTGTCCCTCGAGACATCATTCCTTGCTGATGAGGGCGCAACAATTCCACGAGTTATTTCAGTAACTGCAATGTGTGCACAAGAAGCATGGACCAATACAGATCACATTTCTGCTAAGTCTGCTGGTCGTGATACTACTGATAGTCTCAGAGCCGCTGAAGAGAAATGGCCTCATACTGCTGCCATCACGCAAATGTTTGATGGTATTTCTGCATCACCGCCTTCATTACGATTGGATGGGGAAAGCCTTGGAAGTGCACCTGAGTGTACCGAATCTGAATTTCCTGTTAATCATGCCAATTCTCTGAATGCCGTTAATGCCTGCCAAAAAGCTGTCTTGGCAAAGATACCCGTGGATTTATCTCATTTGGAAAACAGTGGGAGTGGCCTACCACCAGATGACTTCCAAGCAGGAGGCCTAGATAACCGGAACAGGCTTTCATGTAGCTACTTACCTGGTACTGACAATCATCAGAGCATCTTAGTTTCCCTCTCAAGCACCTGTATCCCCAAAAACATAGCATGTGAGCGTTCCCACCTCTTCCGCATCAAGTTTTATGGTAGCTTTGATAAGCCACTTGGGAGATACCTTCGTGAAAACTTATTTGACCAG GCATATTGCTGTCCGTCATGCAAGGAGCCTTCAGAATCACATGCCAGATGCTACATGCACCAGAACGGCAGCCTAACAATAAGTGTTAGGCGTCTCTTATCCCAAAAGCTGCCAGGTGAACACGATGGAAGGATATGGATGTGGCACAGATGTATGAAGTGCAAATTTGAAGATGGATTGCCGCCTGCTACACATAGAGTGGTCATGTCTGATTCTGCTTGGGGTCTATCCTTTGGGAAGTTTCTAGAGCTCAGCTTTTCTAATCATGCAACTGCCAACCGAATTGCGAGCTGTGGGCATTCTCTACAACGGGACTGCCTTCGTTTCTATGG GTATGGAAATATGGTAGCAGCCTTCCATTATAGTCCCATGGTTACTCGGTCAGTTAACCTCCCACCCTCGGTGCTGAATTTCAATTGTCACGGCATGCAAGACTGGGTGAAAGGAGAAACAGTCATG GTATTTGATGAAATGGAATCCTTACATATGGAGGTATATGGTTTCCTTAATAGTATTGAGATGAGTATCACCACCTTGGACGAGCCAGTAAAAACAGGTATACGGAGGCAGATTATAGAGATGAAGGATTTGCTTAACAGGGAAAGAAATGAATACGAG gGTTTGCTTCTACCAGTTATAAAGGGGAGTGTTCATTCCATGAAATCAACTATTGATACTTTGGAACTCAACCGTGTGAGACGTGGTCTTCTCCTAGATGCATACGTTTGGGACTGCAGGTTGTGTAACATTGATTCGCTTAAAGCAAATGGCCATATTGCCAGAACTGATTCTTCCAATTCAGAAAATCTCCAAGCCACCAGCATAAAGGAAGATAAATCTGAGCTACTGACCACTGTTACACAGCATGGAGAAACACATGAAGGACCTGCTACATACAGAAGGTGCTCCTCTGGAAGTCCAAGGAGATCTCTACTATCCAGAGAGGCCTCAATGGATAACGGGAATATCTTGGTTGAGACAAATTTGCCGATTGGGCAGGTGGATGGTGTGAGTGGTGCAGGAGATCTTGACGTGGTCTTTAGCCAATTCAGTGTGTCTGAAAATGGACGTCGCCTTTCCATGAATTCTATCGAGACGGTACCAGTCGAGAGGTTACCCTCTCTTGCATCTATTTTATCTGATAAAATAGATATGTTATGGAGTGGATCTACTGAAGCACACTGCAGTCTTCCACAAGATTTGATCAAAGCTGATGGAAAGGGGTCTTTTAGTTTGTTGGGCAATCCAAATTACAAGAAGGCAATCTCCCCAGTTCGAGTCCATTCATTTGATTCTATATTCAGATTGCATGAACGGGAACAAACTGGATTGTTGCCTGCTTCATTACATTTGTCCTTGAAAATGAGATCAGTTGATTCCTTCAGAGATTTGACAAGCCTTGTAAAGGATCCGATGACAAACATGCGTAGGGCTTTTTCTCAAATATCTCCTAGATCAAGGGGAAACTTAAATGTTATTCTTACTCGCGCACCTACATATCTCAAGTCTGCTTCTCATATGGTGAGTGATGGGGCACGGCTGCTGCTGCCTCATATTGGTTCTGAAGGTGCCCTTGTTGTTGCTGTCTATGATGATGAGCCAACCAGTATCGTATCATATGCCATGACGTCACAAGAATATGTTGAGCATGTTACGCATAAACTGGATTCAAAATACAGCTTTCAACATATGTCAAATTGCTCTGCGGTCAGCAATAGCGGACTTGAGAAAGCTTTGCCTTCACAAGAAGGAGCCCACTTTAAGTATTCGTTTGACGATGAAGCATTTTGTGCAGATAATACAAAGTTTTCAGTGACCTGTTATTTTGCAAGGCAGTTTGCTTCACTTAGAAAGAAGTGCTGTCCAAGTGATGTTGATTACATACGTTCTCTCAGTCGCTGTAAAAGATGGAGTGCTGATGGTGGAAAAAGCAATGTTTACTTTGCAAAGACAATGGATGAGAGATTCATTATTAAACAAGTCACCAAGACGGAGCTAGACTCTTTTGTTGGGTTTGCTCCTCACTACTTCAGGCACTTGACTCAATCATTGACTTCTGGAAGCCCAACTTGTCTGGCCAAAATATTAGGAATTTATCAG GTTAATATCAAGGGCTTGAAAGGAGGGCGTGAGGTTAAGATGGATCTTATGGTTATGGAGAACATTTTCTTCCAGAAAACAATATCGAGGGTGTATGATCTAAAGGGTTCCGTGCGTTCACGCTATAATTCAGATACATCTAGCCACAATAAAGTACTTTTGGACTCTAATCTCATCGAGGAATTACATACAAAGCCTATATTTTTGGGCCGTAAGGCGAAGCGAACATTGGAAAGAGCTGTCTGGAATGATACATCAATTCTTGCG TCGTTGGATGTCATGGACTACTCGCTTCTGGTGGGCATTGACGAGGAGAATAATGAGCTTGTGATCGGCATCATCGACTTCCTGCGGCAGTACACCTGGGACAAGCAGCTGGAGACGTGGGTGAAGGCCTCAGGCATCCTAGGCGGCCCCAAGAACGAGACCCCAACTGTCATATCGCCGGTCCAGTATAAGAAGAGGTTCAGAAAGGCCATGTCGAGGTACTTCATTGCCATCCCCGACCAATGGTCCTCTTGA